A DNA window from Setaria viridis chromosome 2, Setaria_viridis_v4.0, whole genome shotgun sequence contains the following coding sequences:
- the LOC117842518 gene encoding uncharacterized protein, which translates to MQQPTAMEATKERRERKAAAAGAKEGADTVQLPTETSPYVQYDGLEDYKMRGYGAQGHLPVSDVPHGGSGTDAPTVPGTAVPVAKPKRQDDVQPQRDLGGGKVDAGRRHGDASTDVVNRHGVP; encoded by the coding sequence ATGCAGCAGCCCACGGCAATGGAAGCGACCAAGGAGCGGCGGGAGCGCAAGGCCGCGGCTGCCGGCGCCAAGGAGGGTGCCGACACGGTGCAGCTCCCGACGGAGACGAGCCCGTACGTGCAGTACGATGGCCTGGAGGACTACAAGATGCGCGGCTACGGCGCGCAGGGCCACCTCCCGGTCTCCGACGTGCCCCACGGCGGCTCCGGCACCGACGCTCCCACCGTCCCGGGCACCGCCGTCCCCGTGGCGAAGCCGAAGCGACAGGACGACGTCCAGCCGCAGCGAGATCTGGGAGGAGGGAAGgtcgacgccggccgccgccacggggACGCGTCCACGGACGTCGTCAACCGCCACGGCGTGCCGTAG
- the LOC117842516 gene encoding sodium/hydrogen exchanger 6: protein MATGAAAAAAPHVVASATGSPGTVEEQQAAGVGILLQISMLVLSFVLGHVLRRRKFYYLPEASGSLLIGMIVGGLANISNTQKSTRRWFNFREDFFLLFLLPPIIFQSGFSLAPKPFFSNFGAIITFAIIGTFIASIVTGLLVYLGGLLYIIYRLPLVECMMFGALVSATDPVTVLSIFQELGTDTNLYALVFGESVLNDAVAISLYRTMATMRTHPSGQNFFLVILRFLENFVGSMSSGIGVGLISALLFKYAALGVENLHNLESCLFVLFPYFSYMLAEGIGLSGIVSILFTGIVMKRYTFSNLSEDSQRFTARFFHLLSSLAEAFVFIYMGFDIAMERQSWSHIGFIFFSIIFILLARAANVFSCAYILNLARPPHCQIPRQYQQALWYSGLRGAMAFALALQSVHDLPDGHGETIFTATTSIVVLTVLLIGGSTGTMLEALKVVGDSNRYHQLYEENSDGNDPGYMGQNYDEGPSTSSKFKSKLRDLRRSTTSFALLDKIYLTPIFTSQNGDGNDDTPDNSPNKELSISRSPSDLEGT, encoded by the exons ATGGCGACcggggctgccgcggcggcggcgcctcacGTGGTGGCCTCGGCCACGGGATCGCCGGGGACGGTGGaggagcagcaggcggcgggGGTCGGCATCCTGCTTCAGATATCGATGCTCGTGCTCTCGTTCGTGCTCGGGcacgtcctccgccgccgcaagtTCTACTACCTCCCCGAGGCCAGCGGCTCCCTCCTCATCG GGATGATTGTTGGAGGGCTTGCTAACATATCAAACACTCAGAAAAGCACCAG GAGATGGTTTAATTTTCGGGAGgacttcttccttctcttcttaCTGCCTCCAATTATATT CCAGTCCGGATTCAGCTTAGCACCA AAACCATTCTTTTCGAACTTTGGTGCTATCATAACATTCGCAATCATAGGGACCTTCATTGCCTCAATAGTTACAGGTCTTCTAGT CTACCTTGGTGGGTTATTATACATTATCTACAGGCTCCCACTGGTTGAGTGTATGATGTTTGGCGCTCTTGTGTCAGCAACTGATCCTGTAACAGTTTTGTCTATATTTCAG GAACTTGGCACCGATACAAATCTCTATGCACTGGTTTTTGGAGAATCAGTTCTAAATGATGCT GTGGCTATATCCTTGTACAG GACTATGGCAACTATGAGGACACACCCTTCTGGACAGAACTTTTTCCTTGTAATTCTAAGGTTTCTTGAGAATTTTGTCGGATCAATGTCATCAG GCATTGGTGTTGGACTCATTTCTGCTCTC CTCTTCAAGTATGCAGCACTGGGCGTTGAGAA CCTTCATAATCTGGAGAGTTGCTTGTTTGTGCTTTTCCCATACTTCTC GTACATGCTAGCTGAAGGCATTGGTCTATCCGGCATTGTTTCTATTCTCTTCACTGGTATT GTGATGAAGAGATACACATTCTCAAACTTATCAGAAGATTCTCAGCGTTTTACAGCTCGCTTTTTTCATCTTCTTTCATCACTAGCAGAAGCTTTTGT GTTCATATACATGGGATTTGATATTGCAATGGAACGTCAAAGCTGGTCACATATtggattcatatttttctcaatt ATCTTCATACTACTTGCAAG GGCTGCAAATGTCTTCTCTTGTGCATACATACTTAATTTGGCACGACCGCCACATTGCCAAATACCTAGGCAATATCAGCAGGCTCTTTGGTATAGTG GGCTTAGAGGAGCTATGGCTTTTGCCCTCGCTCTTCAGTCTGTTCATGATCTTCCTGATGGACATGGCGAGACAATTTTCACTGCTACCACGTCTATTGTTGTTCTAACT GTACTTCTTATTGGAGGCTCAACTGGAACGATGCTTGAAGCCCTAAAAGTAGTTGGAGACAGCAACCGTTATCATCAACTGTATGAG GAGAATTCTGATGGCAACGACCCTGGTTACATGGGACAAAATTATGATGAAGGACCGTCCACTTCAAGCAAATTCAAATCGAAACTTAGAGATCTAAGGAGAAG CACTAC